One genomic region from Phycisphaeraceae bacterium encodes:
- a CDS encoding YceI family protein, with protein MSLIQNVSIVTLGLGSVIALGAMGSRLTTEAPALASAVAPAAADAYTVDPVHSAVVFRIKHAGIANFWGRFNDLSGTFSVDESGPVATSFAFTIKNDSVDTANTNRDNHLRNPDFFSTKQFETTTFKGTSISKREGNIYELTGNLTLHGETKPVTATLEWFGTGSAQGTPIAAFEATFDFKRSDFGMTKYLAPDLSNSGGLGNDVRIIVAVEAKKQ; from the coding sequence ATGAGTCTGATTCAAAACGTCTCGATCGTCACGCTCGGCCTCGGTTCAGTCATCGCCCTCGGAGCCATGGGTTCGCGTCTCACGACCGAAGCCCCCGCCCTTGCCTCGGCCGTCGCGCCCGCAGCCGCCGATGCCTACACCGTCGATCCGGTGCACTCGGCCGTCGTGTTTCGCATCAAGCACGCGGGCATCGCAAACTTCTGGGGCCGATTCAACGATCTCTCTGGCACGTTCAGCGTCGACGAATCAGGCCCCGTCGCAACCTCGTTCGCGTTCACAATCAAGAACGACTCGGTCGACACCGCCAACACCAATCGCGACAACCACCTGCGCAACCCCGACTTCTTCTCCACCAAGCAGTTCGAGACCACAACCTTCAAGGGTACATCCATCTCAAAGCGCGAAGGCAACATCTACGAACTCACCGGCAATCTCACGCTCCATGGCGAGACCAAACCCGTCACGGCCACGCTCGAGTGGTTCGGCACCGGCTCGGCTCAAGGCACACCCATCGCCGCTTTCGAAGCCACCTTCGACTTCAAGCGCTCCGACTTCGGCATGACCAAATACCTCGCGCCCGATCTGAGCAACTCGGGCGGCCTGGGCAACGATGTCCGCATCATTGTCGCCGTCGAAGCCAAGAAGCAATAA
- a CDS encoding acyl-CoA thioesterase: MADGERLMQPTRDVPTSGSTIVRVRYCECDPMGVAHHASYVPWLEMARTELLRGVGVTYAHMERSGAFLVVTKLELRYRRPIRYDDQVEIRARVVGGSRIKIRHEYEIVLIERLGVEPDRTDPAVPLDGVCTIGSSELACVGADGRPRELPDWLIWSA, from the coding sequence ATGGCGGATGGAGAGCGATTGATGCAGCCGACGCGCGATGTTCCGACCAGCGGCTCGACGATCGTGCGCGTGCGATATTGCGAGTGTGACCCGATGGGCGTGGCGCATCATGCCAGTTATGTACCGTGGCTGGAGATGGCGCGGACCGAACTGCTGCGCGGGGTTGGCGTGACGTACGCACATATGGAGCGCAGCGGCGCGTTTCTTGTGGTGACAAAACTCGAGCTGCGTTACCGCAGGCCGATTCGATATGACGATCAAGTCGAGATTCGCGCGCGGGTCGTGGGCGGCAGCCGCATCAAGATACGGCATGAGTATGAGATCGTGCTGATTGAACGCCTCGGCGTCGAGCCCGATCGCACGGATCCCGCAGTGCCTCTCGACGGCGTGTGCACGATCGGATCGAGCGAACTGGCGTGTGTCGGCGCGGATGGCAGGCCTCGCGAACTGCCTGACTGGCTGATCTGGTCGGCGTGA